In the genome of Pseudoglutamicibacter cumminsii, one region contains:
- a CDS encoding ABC transporter ATP-binding protein, with product MARTPAIELAGVSKTFNARSGNPVHALRDVSLTVQPGEIIALLGTNGAGKTTLVDIILGLTTTISGTVSVMGQTPKQAVYNQNIGALMQTGGLLNDLTVKDTLKMIAATFPQHLPLDEVVAQANLEPIYKRRVGKCSGGEQQRIRFALAILGDPDILILDEPTAGMDAGARHRFWDSMKHQAQQGRTIIFATHYLEEADQFAQRIVLINKGEIIADGTTDELRSMNSHRTVTAEFPGGIPELPELPGVESYETNGNRLQITAHNSDAVARYLLTETDARNLGITSHSLEETFLSLTQDAALAQNSDPTQTTQEA from the coding sequence ATGGCACGCACACCGGCAATAGAACTAGCCGGGGTCAGCAAGACGTTCAACGCCCGGTCAGGCAATCCCGTGCATGCGCTCAGGGACGTAAGCCTCACGGTCCAGCCGGGTGAGATCATCGCGTTGCTCGGCACCAACGGAGCGGGCAAGACCACCCTGGTGGACATCATCCTGGGACTGACCACAACGATCTCAGGAACCGTCAGCGTCATGGGCCAGACGCCCAAGCAGGCGGTCTACAACCAGAACATCGGCGCGCTCATGCAGACCGGCGGCCTGCTCAATGACCTCACCGTCAAAGACACGTTGAAAATGATCGCGGCGACCTTCCCGCAGCACCTCCCCCTCGACGAGGTCGTGGCCCAAGCCAACCTTGAGCCGATCTATAAGCGCCGCGTCGGCAAGTGTTCCGGCGGCGAGCAACAGCGGATCCGTTTCGCGCTGGCGATCCTCGGCGATCCGGACATCCTCATCCTCGACGAGCCCACCGCCGGCATGGACGCCGGCGCACGCCACCGCTTCTGGGATTCCATGAAGCATCAGGCGCAGCAGGGCCGCACCATCATCTTCGCAACCCATTACCTTGAGGAAGCCGACCAATTCGCGCAACGCATCGTGCTGATCAACAAGGGCGAGATCATCGCTGACGGCACCACAGATGAGCTGCGCAGCATGAACTCGCACCGCACGGTTACCGCCGAATTCCCCGGCGGCATCCCGGAACTACCGGAGTTGCCGGGCGTTGAAAGCTACGAAACCAACGGAAATCGCCTACAGATTACGGCTCACAATTCCGATGCGGTGGCCCGGTATTTGCTGACCGAAACTGACGCTCGCAACCTCGGAATTACGAGCCACAGCCTCGAGGAGACGTTCCTCTCACTCACGCAGGACGCCGCACTCGCCCAGAACTCAGATCCAACACAGACCACGCAGGAGGCGTAG
- a CDS encoding ABC transporter permease has product MTTKTMSTTTTSTSSMSRTLRFASHELLRLRRDMATIFFSIGLPIFFYLIFGALQSYGQLEINGGNVAAYVMLGMAFYAGVVGAVGAAGTSVTDSRSGWGRQLALTPLRPAQLAFANAVSIAVRAVLPIAAVFIAGGLTNAKMQPEQWALTFLACVLCSIPFGFYGLAWTLAIPKENTVGIATGSIVILAFAANMFMPLTGALLDIGRFTPMYGAMMLVRWPLAEGGQVAGMGFTYEPMWHAWVSISVWTAIFVGFCLMMRKRDKNRS; this is encoded by the coding sequence ATGACCACGAAAACGATGAGCACAACCACCACGTCAACGAGTTCAATGAGCCGGACCCTGCGATTCGCCAGCCATGAGCTTCTGCGGCTGCGCCGCGACATGGCCACGATCTTCTTCAGCATCGGGCTACCGATCTTTTTCTATCTGATTTTCGGCGCGTTGCAGAGTTACGGCCAGTTGGAAATCAACGGTGGCAACGTAGCCGCGTACGTCATGTTGGGTATGGCGTTCTACGCGGGCGTGGTCGGTGCGGTCGGCGCAGCGGGAACGTCCGTGACGGATAGCCGTAGCGGTTGGGGCCGCCAGCTTGCGCTGACTCCCCTGCGTCCTGCGCAGCTTGCGTTCGCGAATGCCGTGAGCATCGCGGTGCGCGCAGTGTTGCCGATTGCAGCTGTGTTCATTGCTGGCGGGCTTACGAACGCGAAGATGCAGCCCGAACAATGGGCGTTGACCTTCCTCGCGTGTGTTCTGTGTTCGATTCCGTTCGGCTTCTACGGCTTGGCGTGGACTCTGGCGATCCCGAAGGAAAACACGGTCGGCATCGCTACCGGTTCGATTGTGATCCTCGCGTTCGCTGCCAACATGTTCATGCCGTTGACGGGGGCGTTGCTGGATATTGGCCGGTTCACCCCGATGTATGGCGCCATGATGCTGGTTCGGTGGCCGCTGGCCGAGGGCGGGCAGGTAGCTGGCATGGGATTTACATACGAGCCGATGTGGCACGCCTGGGTTAGCATCTCGGTATGGACGGCGATCTTCGTGGGCTTCTGCCTGATGATGCGCAAACGCGACAAGAACCGAAGCTGA
- a CDS encoding sensor histidine kinase — protein sequence MDGDLRGLLPDDAQTRQEPKLMHPFKNFQLNNAIFAAIWLVFLAAVLVQVYLGAGYSARDKVWMTACVAVFSAFYFWAFGSMESYPSGWSQFSRAMLRWAVLLVIALASVPVIKTGVISYAPYLAAMLGFSVPWRKSLPIVAATGVVGTLAVWFVAPEDLGWSSLVLFAMPFLLVAVGVFSQYDVSRYQLQHELDLAQQRENIATDVHDLLGHSLTVINLKSEVARRALHNNAEQAEKELKEIAELSRLALAEVRATVTRMRTPTFAGEVQGARRALETKGITAHLPERLTSAGEHETVFSWCLRELTTNVVRHSGARTCWVSMTADKLQVTDDGCGFSADTTSSDDGGLAGLRERVEAAGGTLTVSRERGLTRVLVSMGGGNVLLDDGAIAGSTEAEEGIR from the coding sequence ATGGACGGCGATCTTCGTGGGCTTCTGCCTGATGATGCGCAAACGCGACAAGAACCGAAGCTGATGCACCCTTTCAAAAACTTCCAGCTCAACAACGCGATCTTCGCCGCGATATGGCTCGTTTTCCTGGCCGCGGTCTTGGTCCAGGTTTACTTGGGGGCGGGCTATAGCGCCAGGGATAAGGTGTGGATGACGGCGTGCGTGGCCGTCTTTTCAGCCTTCTATTTCTGGGCGTTCGGCTCGATGGAGAGCTATCCGAGCGGCTGGAGTCAGTTCTCTCGGGCCATGCTGCGGTGGGCCGTCTTGCTGGTGATTGCGTTGGCGAGCGTTCCAGTCATCAAGACGGGTGTGATCAGTTACGCGCCGTATCTAGCAGCGATGCTGGGGTTCTCGGTGCCGTGGAGGAAGTCGCTCCCCATCGTGGCCGCGACTGGTGTTGTTGGCACTCTCGCGGTGTGGTTTGTAGCGCCGGAGGATCTTGGCTGGTCATCGCTGGTCTTGTTCGCGATGCCGTTCCTGTTGGTCGCGGTGGGTGTTTTCAGTCAGTACGATGTGTCTCGCTATCAGTTGCAGCATGAGCTTGACCTTGCTCAGCAGCGGGAAAACATCGCTACCGACGTGCACGATCTTCTGGGGCACTCTCTCACTGTCATCAATCTGAAGTCTGAGGTTGCGCGCCGGGCCCTTCATAACAACGCCGAGCAGGCGGAGAAGGAGCTCAAGGAGATCGCTGAGCTGTCCCGACTGGCGCTTGCGGAGGTTCGCGCGACGGTCACCCGGATGCGCACGCCAACCTTCGCAGGTGAGGTGCAGGGGGCGCGCCGGGCTCTGGAGACGAAGGGCATCACCGCGCATCTTCCGGAACGTCTGACGTCGGCGGGTGAGCACGAGACCGTGTTCTCTTGGTGTTTGCGGGAGCTGACCACAAATGTGGTCCGGCATTCCGGTGCGCGTACGTGTTGGGTCAGTATGACTGCGGATAAGCTGCAGGTCACCGACGATGGTTGCGGCTTTAGCGCTGATACCACCAGTAGCGATGACGGCGGCTTGGCTGGCTTGCGTGAGCGCGTAGAGGCGGCGGGCGGGACGCTGACGGTGTCCCGCGAGCGAGGCCTGACGCGGGTTTTGGTTTCGATGGGTGGAGGCAACGTGCTGCTAGACGACGGCGCCATTGCTGGTAGCACCGAGGCTGAGGAGGGCATCCGGTGA
- a CDS encoding response regulator: MKKIRLLIAEDQSLVRGALVALLSSEPDLEVVAECATGTEALQLVREHPIDVALLDIEMPGLNGLGVAKELTGHPCRCLIVTTFGKAGYVKQAMQAGVDGFIVKDTPPNELAEAIRRVHAGLRVIDPTLARDSLLAPDNPLSERETEVCDQLFQGKSAPAIAKALHLSPGTVRNHISSIMSKTGADNRFEAAHVAKSNGWI, translated from the coding sequence GTGAAGAAAATTCGTCTACTTATCGCTGAGGACCAGTCGCTCGTGCGTGGGGCGTTGGTTGCTTTGCTGAGTTCGGAGCCGGATCTTGAGGTTGTCGCTGAATGCGCGACCGGAACCGAAGCTCTGCAGCTGGTACGTGAGCATCCCATCGATGTTGCGCTGTTGGACATCGAGATGCCTGGCCTCAACGGCCTGGGTGTCGCCAAGGAGCTTACGGGACATCCGTGCCGTTGCTTGATTGTGACGACGTTCGGCAAGGCCGGCTACGTCAAGCAGGCGATGCAAGCGGGTGTGGACGGCTTCATCGTGAAGGACACTCCCCCTAATGAGCTCGCGGAGGCGATCCGGCGCGTTCATGCCGGGTTGCGGGTCATCGACCCGACTCTGGCTCGGGACAGCTTGTTGGCGCCGGACAATCCGTTGAGCGAACGAGAAACCGAGGTCTGTGACCAACTGTTTCAGGGCAAGAGCGCCCCAGCGATAGCGAAGGCACTGCATTTGTCGCCGGGCACGGTGCGCAACCATATCTCGAGCATCATGTCCAAGACGGGTGCCGATAACCGCTTCGAGGCCGCCCATGTCGCAAAGTCAAACGGATGGATTTAA
- a CDS encoding inorganic phosphate transporter, giving the protein MAQSLKPQQDSSALPSKQGFLGPDRWWHLSFGTLMAVTLAVFMSWSFTYVDPGANKAILVLTILFGLFMAFNIGGNDVANSFGTSVGAGTLTMKQALIIAAIFEVSGAVLAGGEVTETVRSGIVDLNAIDLQPMDFVFIMMSAPFGAAIWLLIATRMGWPVSTTHSIVGGIVGAALALGFATGTGGFEMVQWSEIGKIVLSWVLSPLLGGIVAWVLFGQIKKHILVYNEQMDVKLRELRRERAELRTRHKKAFERLDELQKISYTNAMARDASVYQREDLDPEELESEYYRDLHSVETRAREVQAHRALETWVPLLAAFGAVVIGSMMLFKGLKNLNFELSSVGNFLILGMIAATVWMAVFIFARSLKKHDLSRSTFVLFSWMQVFTASAFAFSHGSNDIANAIGPFAAILDVLKTGQVNDEAGVPPAVMLTAGVALIVGLWFIGRFVIKTVGSGLTEMHPASGFAAELAAAGIVMLASVMGLPVSSTHILIGAVLGVGIVNKAANWKLMKPIALAWVITVPVAAILGAVSVLALRAVFGA; this is encoded by the coding sequence ATGGCGCAGTCACTCAAACCACAGCAGGATTCTTCAGCGCTACCAAGCAAACAAGGGTTTCTAGGCCCAGACCGCTGGTGGCATCTTTCTTTCGGAACTCTCATGGCCGTCACGCTCGCGGTGTTCATGAGCTGGTCCTTCACCTATGTTGATCCGGGCGCGAACAAGGCCATCCTTGTTCTGACGATCCTTTTCGGCTTGTTCATGGCGTTCAACATCGGCGGTAACGACGTCGCGAACTCGTTCGGTACCAGTGTTGGTGCGGGGACGCTGACGATGAAGCAAGCGCTCATTATCGCTGCGATCTTCGAGGTCAGTGGCGCGGTGCTCGCTGGCGGCGAGGTTACGGAGACGGTGCGTTCGGGCATCGTGGACCTCAACGCGATCGATCTGCAACCGATGGACTTCGTGTTCATCATGATGTCGGCGCCGTTCGGTGCGGCGATCTGGCTCTTGATTGCTACCCGCATGGGTTGGCCGGTTTCGACGACGCACTCGATTGTCGGCGGTATTGTTGGCGCGGCGCTCGCGCTGGGTTTCGCTACCGGCACCGGTGGTTTCGAGATGGTGCAGTGGAGCGAGATCGGAAAGATCGTGCTCTCGTGGGTGCTGTCTCCGTTGCTGGGTGGCATTGTTGCGTGGGTTCTGTTCGGGCAGATCAAGAAGCATATCCTGGTCTATAACGAGCAGATGGATGTGAAGCTGCGTGAGCTCAGGCGTGAACGCGCTGAGCTGCGTACCCGCCACAAGAAGGCTTTTGAGCGGCTCGATGAGTTGCAGAAGATTTCTTACACGAACGCGATGGCCCGTGACGCGTCGGTGTATCAGCGTGAGGATTTGGATCCGGAGGAGCTCGAGTCTGAGTATTACCGGGACCTGCACAGCGTAGAGACTCGCGCTCGGGAGGTTCAAGCGCACCGCGCGCTTGAAACCTGGGTTCCGTTGCTCGCGGCGTTCGGGGCGGTTGTGATCGGTTCGATGATGCTGTTCAAGGGGTTGAAGAACCTCAATTTTGAGCTCAGCTCGGTCGGTAACTTCCTGATTCTCGGGATGATCGCCGCGACTGTGTGGATGGCGGTTTTCATCTTCGCGCGTTCGCTCAAGAAGCATGATCTTTCGCGTTCCACGTTTGTGTTGTTCAGCTGGATGCAGGTTTTCACGGCGTCCGCGTTTGCGTTCAGCCATGGTTCTAACGACATCGCTAACGCGATTGGTCCGTTCGCGGCGATCCTCGATGTTCTCAAGACCGGCCAGGTCAACGACGAGGCCGGGGTTCCGCCTGCCGTGATGCTGACCGCCGGCGTCGCGCTGATTGTCGGGCTGTGGTTCATCGGCCGCTTCGTGATCAAGACCGTTGGTTCTGGCTTGACTGAGATGCACCCGGCGTCCGGTTTCGCGGCGGAACTTGCCGCGGCGGGTATCGTGATGTTGGCATCGGTTATGGGCTTGCCGGTTTCTTCGACGCACATCCTGATTGGTGCTGTCTTGGGTGTGGGCATTGTCAACAAGGCCGCTAACTGGAAGCTCATGAAGCCGATCGCGCTCGCGTGGGTCATCACGGTTCCGGTCGCAGCAATCTTGGGCGCGGTGAGCGTGCTTGCCCTGCGCGCCGTCTTCGGCGCCTAA
- a CDS encoding SdpI family protein: MILFVFFLIDASLISLLAVWMVKAANEGSLERNQLIGIQTKATLASNEAWDVAHKAAIPYADHGVDAVVVDNIDAIQEVADALRAA, encoded by the coding sequence TTGATTCTTTTCGTCTTCTTTCTCATTGATGCGTCGCTGATCTCTTTGTTAGCGGTCTGGATGGTCAAGGCGGCGAACGAGGGCAGTTTAGAGCGCAATCAATTAATCGGCATCCAGACCAAAGCAACCTTGGCATCGAATGAGGCCTGGGATGTAGCGCACAAAGCGGCGATCCCCTACGCTGATCACGGCGTTGATGCGGTCGTCGTTGACAACATTGACGCGATCCAGGAGGTGGCTGATGCGCTACGAGCCGCATGA
- a CDS encoding DEAD/DEAH box helicase, protein MRYEPHDYQRQATAFVEDHPQAAILLGMGLGKTVITLTAIWNLLLDSFQARRVLIVAPLRVARDTWPAEATKWDHLAGLTIAVAVGSKAQRVDALAAEAMVTVINRENVPWLVRHLGKAWPFDMVVIDELSSFKNHRAQRFKALASVRPRLTRIVGLTGTPAANGLMDLWAQFRLLDEGQRLGRFITHYRNRWFVPDRRNGQQIFTYKPAPGAEDEIYEAISDITLSMRTTDYLRLPELTVTTKLVDLEPKERKAYERLRDEMVLDLDGQVIDAANAAALSGKLLQLASGAIYDEEGNTVVVHDRKLDALEDLVEAANGQPLLVAYWYRHDLQRITERFPQARELKTSSDIEAWNARQIPLALIHPASAGHGLNLQAGGNLLVWFSLTWSLELYQQTNARLYRQGQSEPVTITHLATTGTLDAAALSALESKNLTQAALIDAVTTELQPAKEHTECMS, encoded by the coding sequence ATGCGCTACGAGCCGCATGACTACCAACGACAGGCCACCGCCTTCGTTGAAGACCACCCGCAGGCCGCGATCCTGCTCGGGATGGGGCTAGGCAAGACGGTGATCACCTTGACGGCAATCTGGAACCTGCTGCTGGACTCCTTCCAGGCCCGCCGCGTCCTCATCGTCGCACCCCTGCGAGTCGCCCGCGATACCTGGCCCGCCGAGGCCACCAAATGGGACCACCTGGCAGGACTCACCATTGCCGTCGCCGTGGGGTCGAAAGCCCAGCGGGTGGACGCGCTTGCCGCCGAGGCGATGGTGACCGTCATCAACCGCGAAAACGTGCCCTGGCTGGTGCGCCACCTCGGCAAAGCCTGGCCGTTCGACATGGTCGTCATCGACGAGCTGAGCTCGTTTAAGAACCACCGGGCGCAACGGTTCAAAGCACTCGCCTCCGTGCGGCCACGTCTCACCCGGATCGTGGGACTGACCGGCACGCCAGCAGCCAACGGGCTGATGGACCTGTGGGCGCAGTTCCGTCTCCTTGATGAGGGCCAGCGCCTCGGCAGGTTCATCACCCACTACCGCAACCGCTGGTTCGTACCCGATCGGCGAAACGGCCAGCAGATCTTCACCTACAAGCCCGCACCCGGTGCCGAGGACGAGATCTACGAGGCGATCAGCGACATCACCTTGTCGATGCGCACCACCGACTACCTGCGCCTGCCCGAGCTGACGGTCACCACCAAGCTCGTCGACCTCGAACCCAAGGAGCGCAAAGCCTACGAGCGGTTGCGAGATGAGATGGTGCTCGACCTCGACGGGCAGGTCATCGACGCCGCGAACGCCGCAGCACTGTCAGGCAAGCTGCTACAGCTGGCCTCCGGCGCGATCTACGACGAAGAAGGCAACACCGTAGTGGTGCACGACCGCAAACTCGACGCGCTCGAAGACCTCGTGGAGGCCGCCAACGGTCAGCCCCTGCTGGTGGCGTACTGGTACCGACACGACCTGCAACGAATCACCGAACGATTCCCACAGGCTCGCGAACTGAAAACCAGTAGCGACATCGAGGCGTGGAATGCCCGTCAGATTCCGCTCGCGCTGATCCACCCGGCCTCAGCCGGGCACGGACTGAACCTCCAAGCCGGTGGCAACCTGCTCGTCTGGTTCTCTCTGACCTGGAGCCTCGAGCTTTACCAACAAACGAATGCGCGCCTGTATCGGCAAGGCCAGTCCGAGCCGGTGACGATCACGCATCTGGCCACCACCGGAACCCTCGACGCCGCCGCCCTATCAGCCTTGGAATCGAAGAACCTGACGCAGGCCGCACTGATCGACGCAGTCACCACTGAGCTACAACCAGCAAAGGAGCACACCGAATGCATGTCATGA
- a CDS encoding HNH endonuclease: MVPRKPKRPCSQPGCPELTDHRFCPAHARAEDERYRTYQLDPAINKRYDHRRRKIRNAYIQAHPLCEQCQTQGRVTPAQEVDHIVPLEDGGTHDEANLQALCKPCHSSKTARGNDRWRYRRHVYKK, encoded by the coding sequence GTGGTACCGAGGAAACCGAAACGCCCCTGCTCCCAACCCGGCTGCCCAGAACTCACCGACCACCGCTTCTGCCCGGCTCACGCTCGTGCAGAAGACGAGCGGTACCGGACGTATCAGCTTGACCCTGCGATCAACAAGCGCTACGACCACCGCCGGCGCAAAATCCGCAACGCCTACATCCAAGCCCACCCGTTGTGCGAACAGTGCCAGACTCAGGGGCGTGTGACGCCAGCCCAAGAGGTTGACCACATCGTCCCGCTCGAAGATGGTGGCACGCATGATGAGGCGAACCTGCAAGCCTTGTGTAAGCCGTGTCATTCGTCCAAGACTGCGCGTGGTAACGACAGGTGGAGATACCGACGGCATGTGTATAAGAAATAA
- a CDS encoding trypsin-like serine peptidase gives MATVGGNGLAYNYGHNQTGVRIWGWPAEKPYDGTTPYYCDGNTKKWRFWSSDMIMPCDMTGGASGGPWLRTRIDANLGHVFGVTSRRTTSGSKLLISTPFDDAVKNLFQGIK, from the coding sequence GTGGCTACAGTTGGTGGCAATGGACTTGCTTATAACTATGGACACAATCAAACTGGAGTGAGAATATGGGGTTGGCCTGCAGAAAAACCCTACGATGGCACAACTCCTTACTACTGTGATGGGAATACCAAGAAGTGGCGTTTCTGGTCCAGCGACATGATAATGCCCTGCGACATGACCGGTGGAGCAAGTGGAGGCCCCTGGCTACGAACAAGAATCGATGCGAATCTGGGACATGTTTTCGGTGTAACATCTCGCCGTACAACTTCAGGAAGTAAGTTACTGATTTCTACACCTTTCGATGACGCGGTAAAAAATCTTTTCCAAGGTATTAAATGA
- a CDS encoding HNH endonuclease has protein sequence MPFKPKRPCSQPGCPELTETRFCPEHARAEDTRYRTYQRDPKINRRYDHRWRKIRAAYVEAHPLCEDCLARGRYTPVAEVHHVIPLDHGGTHDESNLRSLCKPCHSRQSALDGDRWRQAPRVYSY, from the coding sequence ATGCCTTTCAAACCCAAGCGCCCGTGCTCCCAGCCCGGCTGCCCCGAGCTGACCGAGACGCGGTTCTGCCCCGAGCACGCCCGCGCCGAGGACACCCGCTACCGGACCTACCAGCGCGACCCGAAGATCAACCGACGCTACGACCACCGGTGGCGAAAGATCCGCGCGGCCTACGTCGAAGCCCACCCGTTGTGCGAGGACTGCCTGGCCCGTGGCCGGTACACGCCCGTGGCTGAGGTCCACCACGTGATCCCGCTCGACCACGGCGGCACCCACGACGAGTCGAACCTGCGCAGTCTGTGCAAGCCGTGCCACTCGCGCCAGTCCGCGCTCGATGGCGACCGGTGGCGGCAAGCCCCTCGGGTCTACAGCTACTAA
- a CDS encoding P27 family phage terminase small subunit, with product MAKDGTLRGGRRAGSGAKPTPAFEKITEGKDARVLHIASLDPPDLEAGGDLEGSVMPEPSAYLAAVQRDGNPLGADVIYRDTWNWLKERGCEKLVAPRLIEAYAQNFARFIQCEEAISDFGLLGKHPTTGAAIASPFVAMSQSFSKQANTLWYEIFDVVKANSLVDYSGPTPADNVMERLLQARS from the coding sequence ATGGCGAAAGACGGAACACTGCGCGGCGGACGCAGAGCAGGCTCAGGTGCGAAGCCCACACCTGCGTTTGAGAAGATCACCGAAGGCAAAGACGCACGCGTCCTCCACATCGCGTCGCTCGACCCACCAGATCTGGAAGCGGGCGGGGATCTTGAAGGTAGCGTAATGCCAGAACCTTCGGCTTATTTGGCGGCTGTGCAGCGTGATGGTAACCCTTTGGGTGCTGACGTAATCTACCGCGATACCTGGAACTGGCTCAAGGAGCGCGGCTGCGAAAAACTCGTAGCTCCACGGTTGATTGAGGCTTATGCGCAGAATTTTGCTCGGTTCATTCAATGCGAAGAAGCAATCTCCGATTTTGGCCTGTTGGGTAAGCATCCGACCACGGGGGCGGCTATCGCGTCCCCATTCGTGGCCATGTCTCAGTCGTTTAGCAAGCAGGCGAATACGCTCTGGTACGAGATTTTCGATGTGGTCAAAGCCAACTCGCTGGTGGACTACTCGGGGCCGACTCCTGCGGATAACGTGATGGAACGGCTACTTCAGGCACGCTCATAG
- a CDS encoding MFS transporter: protein MPDPRSNKPTQSSIDPGAQANLVVGIVFLAFMGQMILNPIIAPLSRQMGLREWHIGATISLAAIVLASLSAYWGRASQRVGAKGVLAAGLVIAIIALSAFGIVSYLGMNQVVGGVGLVFGVVITRGLLYGGGISAIAPTAQAHLVTHAASENGRVKALGMIGAAQGMASIVGGVTGGVLAAAGGLLLPLVVMPVVMVIGLVVLLVSFAPQSQGQLFVKPQRIRFTDPRVAPWLATGLVMFLVFSSVATIFGFTVQDRFALSATATAGISAIYLTIMGVTMIIAQAVIAPKTGWGATKLLRTGLTITLVATVLIWPTSSHALLVVGCIVLGVGMGLAMPGYNTGPTLKMSADEQGAVAGIINANNGLAYAIAPLASTALYGWNPLAPFAVCIALIAVVVIYAHTAPALRQ, encoded by the coding sequence ATGCCTGACCCTCGTAGTAATAAGCCGACACAGAGTTCTATTGATCCAGGAGCGCAAGCGAACCTGGTAGTGGGAATCGTTTTTCTCGCCTTTATGGGGCAAATGATTCTCAATCCGATCATCGCGCCACTGTCACGACAGATGGGATTGCGGGAATGGCATATTGGCGCCACTATCTCTTTGGCAGCGATTGTACTAGCGAGCTTGAGTGCTTATTGGGGGCGAGCTTCCCAACGTGTCGGCGCTAAAGGTGTACTCGCTGCCGGGCTTGTGATCGCGATCATCGCTTTGAGCGCCTTCGGTATTGTCTCCTACCTGGGGATGAACCAGGTAGTTGGCGGTGTCGGACTAGTTTTTGGTGTTGTGATCACTCGTGGTTTGCTCTATGGCGGAGGGATTTCAGCGATCGCCCCGACCGCGCAAGCCCACCTGGTCACGCATGCTGCCAGCGAGAACGGGCGGGTAAAAGCACTGGGCATGATTGGAGCGGCTCAAGGGATGGCCTCCATTGTTGGAGGTGTTACTGGAGGTGTGTTAGCCGCTGCTGGTGGCCTGCTCTTGCCCTTGGTGGTCATGCCCGTTGTGATGGTGATTGGTCTGGTTGTTCTCTTGGTGAGTTTCGCACCTCAAAGCCAAGGGCAACTTTTTGTAAAGCCTCAACGGATTCGCTTCACTGATCCGCGTGTAGCTCCCTGGCTAGCAACTGGTCTGGTGATGTTTCTTGTGTTTTCTTCTGTTGCTACGATTTTTGGATTCACTGTTCAAGACCGCTTCGCCCTGTCGGCAACTGCGACCGCAGGTATTTCCGCGATTTACCTGACCATCATGGGCGTGACCATGATCATTGCCCAAGCGGTGATTGCTCCAAAGACAGGGTGGGGAGCAACGAAGCTTTTACGTACTGGTCTGACCATTACACTAGTTGCAACTGTGCTCATTTGGCCTACCTCCTCGCACGCTTTACTGGTTGTCGGGTGTATCGTGCTGGGGGTAGGTATGGGACTGGCGATGCCCGGGTACAACACTGGCCCAACCTTGAAGATGAGTGCAGATGAGCAAGGCGCAGTGGCTGGCATCATTAACGCTAATAATGGGTTGGCGTACGCGATTGCCCCGCTGGCTTCGACCGCCCTTTACGGGTGGAACCCGCTGGCACCCTTCGCCGTCTGTATCGCCTTGATTGCAGTGGTCGTCATCTACGCCCACACCGCACCCGCACTACGCCAATAA
- a CDS encoding TetR/AcrR family transcriptional regulator codes for MNTVLTGRRAGLSRELIVKQAVQLSAISGVEGWSVRDIARELGVVPSVIYHYFPNKEAICDAVVDRVCVGIEVPDPDLEWKAWFRAMAHNLRPALLAYPGITDRFARGKFTEQFLPMIDGAWAKLQEAGFGDNSPVAYTIIANSIIHTIGARNLRASNQIQPRHNLHEMLVRLEPMMAQSVGLTSIVNSYLEPLSHLDEEEAMSEEYYDLVIDVILDGIEHTLLP; via the coding sequence ATGAACACTGTGCTAACGGGGCGAAGGGCTGGGCTATCACGCGAGCTGATTGTCAAACAAGCTGTACAGTTAAGCGCGATCAGTGGCGTTGAGGGATGGTCAGTACGGGACATTGCCCGTGAACTGGGCGTGGTTCCCTCAGTGATTTATCATTATTTTCCAAACAAGGAAGCCATTTGTGATGCTGTTGTAGACCGGGTATGTGTCGGGATTGAAGTTCCCGACCCGGACCTTGAATGGAAAGCCTGGTTTCGAGCTATGGCTCACAATCTACGCCCCGCATTGTTAGCATATCCAGGGATTACCGACAGGTTCGCGCGGGGCAAGTTCACTGAACAGTTTTTGCCGATGATCGATGGAGCCTGGGCCAAACTACAAGAAGCTGGGTTTGGTGACAATTCGCCTGTGGCCTACACAATTATCGCGAACTCGATCATCCACACGATCGGAGCGAGAAACCTGCGCGCATCCAATCAAATCCAACCTCGCCACAACCTGCACGAAATGCTTGTCAGGCTTGAGCCTATGATGGCTCAATCTGTTGGACTGACCAGTATTGTCAACTCTTACCTGGAGCCTCTCTCACACCTTGATGAAGAAGAAGCGATGTCCGAGGAATACTACGACCTCGTCATCGATGTGATCCTAGACGGCATCGAACATACCCTGCTGCCTTAA